A window of Primulina huaijiensis isolate GDHJ02 chromosome 9, ASM1229523v2, whole genome shotgun sequence contains these coding sequences:
- the LOC140984511 gene encoding rab GTPase-activating protein 22-like isoform X1, with protein sequence MVMSFFGDEKQWKCGNGGAVNLQRVSSIVRDIGEPCLHQPQIKVVIAVRNLSSSLFVISKMLKPDKWQAAFDGDGKILGFQRVLKSIVLGGVDPSIRAEVWEFLLGCYALSSTTEYRRQLRTARRERYQDLVRQCQMMHSSVGTGSLAYVVGSKVMDMRASSKDEGRRDAEVQIGRISENSASKKDSNGFLDSRSRDKSYSCCKESSSDSGDLVSMRGSTMGGAYDSSGLLCSPDPCNCSPQCVYKTSGSKYDEGSYLDFPALPVTNLFENNKKDRNGLRLCEDNCSSRRKLTYEVEHMHSFQISNNADLVVETNVFPASDVSLFSGAKRESSHHLDFHESLSRSNNSEYEREMLDSLRISDAPERPITNGTTSQAQAASEDRVSDWLWTLHRIVVDVVRTDNHLEFYEDTKNLARMSDILAVCAWVDPETGYCQGMSDLLSPFVVLFEDNADAFWCFEMLLRRMRENFKMEGPTGVMKQLQVLWHVLELTDREMFSHLAEIGAESLHFAFRMLLVLFRRELTFTEALCMWEMIWAADFDPSFTCHLDENCPELLAIQLPKEAEAKLGEESIDSNGGVPKSSPTKPGVECSISDSTGMRSTSARPFCGLTKPFWSKNDCLQIHTVISVARSGDELPVFCVAAILITNRQKIIRETHSIDDLIKIFNDNILKIRVKRCIRTAIKLRKKYLYKLIKNGPAPQNNS encoded by the exons ATGGTGATGTCTTTTTTCGGTGACGAGAAGCAATGGAAATGTGGAAATGGAGGAGCTGTGAATTTGCAGAGAGTGAGCTCAATTGTTCGCGATATTGGGGaaccttgtcttcatcaaccACAAATAAAGGTTGTGATAGCAGTAAGAAACCTCAGCTCCTCTCTTTTTGTG ATAAGCAAAATGCTTAAGCCAGATAAGTGGCAAGCGGCTTTTGATGGTGATGGAAAGATTTTGGGTTTCCAGAGAGTGCTTAAATCAATTGTTTTGGGG GGTGTTGATCCATCCATAAGGGCAGAAGTCTGGGAATTTCTTTTGGGCTGTTACGCTTTGAGTAGCACTACCGAATATCGAAGGCAATTAAGGACAGCCAGGAG GGAACGCTACCAAGATCTTGTTAGGCAATGCCAAATGATGCACTCTAGCGTAGGAACTGGTTCTCTAGCCTATGTTGTAGGATCTAAAGTTATGGACATGAGGGCAAGTTCGAAAGATGAAGGGAGAAGGGATGCTGAAGTTCAAATTGGACGAATTTCTGAAAATAGTGCAAGCAAAAAAGACAGTAACGGTTTTTTGGATAGCAGATCTAGAGATAAATCATATTCATGTTGCAAAGAAAGCTCAAGTGATTCTGGTGACCTTGTAAGTATGCGAGGAAGCACCATGGGAGGTGCATATGATTCCTCTGGTCTTCTATGTTCTCCAGATCCGTGCAACTGCAGTCCCCAATGTGTATATAAGACATCTGGGTCAAAATATGACGAAGGAAGTTACTTGGATTTCCCTGCTTTGCCTGtaacaaatttatttgaaaataataagaaaGATAGAAATGGGCTCAGATTATGTGAGGATAATTGTTCCTCAAGACGTAAACTGACATATGAAGTTGAACATATGCATAGTTTTCAGATTAGCAATAATGCAGATCTTGTTGTGGAAACAAATGTTTTTCCAGCTAGCGATGTCTCACTATTTTCTGGTGCTAAAAGGGAAAGTAGTCATCATCTTGATTTTCACGAGTCTCTTTCTCGGTCAAATAATTCAGAATATGAAAGAGAGATGCTTGACAGCCTTAGAATATCAGATGCACCTGAAAGACCAATCACAAATGGAACCACATCTCAAGCACAGGCAGCCAGTGAAGACAGAGTATCTGATTGGCTTTGGACGCTGCACCGAATAG TTGTTGATGTGGTCAGAACGGATAATCATCTCGAGTTCTATGAGGACACAAAAAATTTGGCTCGCATGTCAGATATTCTTGCTGTCTGTGCCTGGGTTGATCCTGAAACTGGATATTGCCAAG GTATGAGTGATTTATTGTCTCCCTTTGTTGTTCTTTTTGAGGATAATGCTGATGCCTTTTGGTGTTTTGAGATGCTTTTGAGGAGAATG CGCGAAAACTTTAAGATGGAAGGGCCAACTGGTGTCATGAAGCAGTTGCAAGTACTCTGGCATGTATTAGAACTTACGGATAGGGAGATGTTCTCTCACCTAGCAGAAATAGGTGCTGAAAGCCTTCATTTTGCCTTCCGTATGCTGCTGGTTCTCTTTCGCAGGGAGCTAACTTTCACTGAAGCTCTTTGTATGTGGGAG ATGATATGGGCGGCTGATTTCGATCCATCCTTTACCTGTCATCTGGATGAGAACTGTCCAGAACTATTGGCTATTCAGTTACCCAAGGAAGCAGAGGCTAAATTGGGAGAAGAAAGCATTGATAGTAATGGTGGTGTTCCGAAGAGTTCTCCAACAAAACCTGGTGTGGAATGCTCCATCTCCGACAGCACTGGAATGAGATCTACATCAGCTAGACCATTTTGCGGATTGACAAAACCTTTCTGGTCAAAGAATGACTGCTTGCAGATTCATACGGTTATATCAGTGGCAAGAAGTGGTGACGAATTGCCTGTTTTTTGTGTAGCTGCCATTCTCATTACGAATCGTCAGAAAATTATCAGAGAAACACATTCAATTGATGACCTAATAAAG ATATTcaatgataatattttaaagaTCAGAGTCAAGAGATGCATACGTACCGCCATCAAACTGCGAAAGAAGTACCTTTACAAg CTAATCAAGAATGGTCCAGCACCTCAGAATAACAGTTAA
- the LOC140984511 gene encoding uncharacterized protein isoform X3: protein MVMSFFGDEKQWKCGNGGAVNLQRVSSIVRDIGEPCLHQPQIKISKMLKPDKWQAAFDGDGKILGFQRVLKSIVLGGVDPSIRAEVWEFLLGCYALSSTTEYRRQLRTARRERYQDLVRQCQMMHSSVGTGSLAYVVGSKVMDMRASSKDEGRRDAEVQIGRISENSASKKDSNGFLDSRSRDKSYSCCKESSSDSGDLVSMRGSTMGGAYDSSGLLCSPDPCNCSPQCVYKTSGSKYDEGSYLDFPALPVTNLFENNKKDRNGLRLCEDNCSSRRKLTYEVEHMHSFQISNNADLVVETNVFPASDVSLFSGAKRESSHHLDFHESLSRSNNSEYEREMLDSLRISDAPERPITNGTTSQAQAASEDRVSDWLWTLHRIVVDVVRTDNHLEFYEDTKNLARMSDILAVCAWVDPETGYCQGMSDLLSPFVVLFEDNADAFWCFEMLLRRMRENFKMEGPTGVMKQLQVLWHVLELTDREMFSHLAEIGAESLHFAFRMLLVLFRRELTFTEALCMWEMIWAADFDPSFTCHLDENCPELLAIQLPKEAEAKLGEESIDSNGGVPKSSPTKPGVECSISDSTGMRSTSARPFCGLTKPFWSKNDCLQIHTVISVARSGDELPVFCVAAILITNRQKIIRETHSIDDLIKIFNDNILKIRVKRCIRTAIKLRKKYLYKLIKNGPAPQNNS, encoded by the exons ATGGTGATGTCTTTTTTCGGTGACGAGAAGCAATGGAAATGTGGAAATGGAGGAGCTGTGAATTTGCAGAGAGTGAGCTCAATTGTTCGCGATATTGGGGaaccttgtcttcatcaaccACAAATAAAG ATAAGCAAAATGCTTAAGCCAGATAAGTGGCAAGCGGCTTTTGATGGTGATGGAAAGATTTTGGGTTTCCAGAGAGTGCTTAAATCAATTGTTTTGGGG GGTGTTGATCCATCCATAAGGGCAGAAGTCTGGGAATTTCTTTTGGGCTGTTACGCTTTGAGTAGCACTACCGAATATCGAAGGCAATTAAGGACAGCCAGGAG GGAACGCTACCAAGATCTTGTTAGGCAATGCCAAATGATGCACTCTAGCGTAGGAACTGGTTCTCTAGCCTATGTTGTAGGATCTAAAGTTATGGACATGAGGGCAAGTTCGAAAGATGAAGGGAGAAGGGATGCTGAAGTTCAAATTGGACGAATTTCTGAAAATAGTGCAAGCAAAAAAGACAGTAACGGTTTTTTGGATAGCAGATCTAGAGATAAATCATATTCATGTTGCAAAGAAAGCTCAAGTGATTCTGGTGACCTTGTAAGTATGCGAGGAAGCACCATGGGAGGTGCATATGATTCCTCTGGTCTTCTATGTTCTCCAGATCCGTGCAACTGCAGTCCCCAATGTGTATATAAGACATCTGGGTCAAAATATGACGAAGGAAGTTACTTGGATTTCCCTGCTTTGCCTGtaacaaatttatttgaaaataataagaaaGATAGAAATGGGCTCAGATTATGTGAGGATAATTGTTCCTCAAGACGTAAACTGACATATGAAGTTGAACATATGCATAGTTTTCAGATTAGCAATAATGCAGATCTTGTTGTGGAAACAAATGTTTTTCCAGCTAGCGATGTCTCACTATTTTCTGGTGCTAAAAGGGAAAGTAGTCATCATCTTGATTTTCACGAGTCTCTTTCTCGGTCAAATAATTCAGAATATGAAAGAGAGATGCTTGACAGCCTTAGAATATCAGATGCACCTGAAAGACCAATCACAAATGGAACCACATCTCAAGCACAGGCAGCCAGTGAAGACAGAGTATCTGATTGGCTTTGGACGCTGCACCGAATAG TTGTTGATGTGGTCAGAACGGATAATCATCTCGAGTTCTATGAGGACACAAAAAATTTGGCTCGCATGTCAGATATTCTTGCTGTCTGTGCCTGGGTTGATCCTGAAACTGGATATTGCCAAG GTATGAGTGATTTATTGTCTCCCTTTGTTGTTCTTTTTGAGGATAATGCTGATGCCTTTTGGTGTTTTGAGATGCTTTTGAGGAGAATG CGCGAAAACTTTAAGATGGAAGGGCCAACTGGTGTCATGAAGCAGTTGCAAGTACTCTGGCATGTATTAGAACTTACGGATAGGGAGATGTTCTCTCACCTAGCAGAAATAGGTGCTGAAAGCCTTCATTTTGCCTTCCGTATGCTGCTGGTTCTCTTTCGCAGGGAGCTAACTTTCACTGAAGCTCTTTGTATGTGGGAG ATGATATGGGCGGCTGATTTCGATCCATCCTTTACCTGTCATCTGGATGAGAACTGTCCAGAACTATTGGCTATTCAGTTACCCAAGGAAGCAGAGGCTAAATTGGGAGAAGAAAGCATTGATAGTAATGGTGGTGTTCCGAAGAGTTCTCCAACAAAACCTGGTGTGGAATGCTCCATCTCCGACAGCACTGGAATGAGATCTACATCAGCTAGACCATTTTGCGGATTGACAAAACCTTTCTGGTCAAAGAATGACTGCTTGCAGATTCATACGGTTATATCAGTGGCAAGAAGTGGTGACGAATTGCCTGTTTTTTGTGTAGCTGCCATTCTCATTACGAATCGTCAGAAAATTATCAGAGAAACACATTCAATTGATGACCTAATAAAG ATATTcaatgataatattttaaagaTCAGAGTCAAGAGATGCATACGTACCGCCATCAAACTGCGAAAGAAGTACCTTTACAAg CTAATCAAGAATGGTCCAGCACCTCAGAATAACAGTTAA
- the LOC140984511 gene encoding rab GTPase-activating protein 22-like isoform X4 — translation MVMSFFGDEKQWKCGNGGAVNLQRVSSIVRDIGEPCLHQPQIKVVIAVRNLSSSLFVISKMLKPDKWQAAFDGDGKILGFQRVLKSIVLGGVDPSIRAEVWEFLLGCYALSSTTEYRRQLRTARRERYQDLVRQCQMMHSSVGTGSLAYVVGSKVMDMRASSKDEGRRDAEVQIGRISENSASKKDSNGFLDSRSRDKSYSCCKESSSDSGDLVSMRGSTMGGAYDSSGLLCSPDPCNCSPQCVYKTSGSKYDEGSYLDFPALPVTNLFENNKKDRNGLRLCEDNCSSRRKLTYEVEHMHSFQISNNADLVVETNVFPASDVSLFSGAKRESSHHLDFHESLSRSNNSEYEREMLDSLRISDAPERPITNGTTSQAQAASEDRVSDWLWTLHRIVVDVVRTDNHLEFYEDTKNLARMSDILAVCAWVDPETGYCQGMSDLLSPFVVLFEDNADAFWCFEMLLRRMRENFKMEGPTGVMKQLQVLWHVLELTDREMFSHLAEIGAESLHFAFRMLLVLFRRELTFTEALCMWEMIWAADFDPSFTCHLDENCPELLAIQLPKEAEAKLGEESIDSNGGVPKSSPTKPGVECSISDSTGMRSTSARPFCGLTKPFWSKNDCLQIHTVISVARSGDELPVFCVAAILITNRQKIIRETHSIDDLIKADIQ, via the exons ATGGTGATGTCTTTTTTCGGTGACGAGAAGCAATGGAAATGTGGAAATGGAGGAGCTGTGAATTTGCAGAGAGTGAGCTCAATTGTTCGCGATATTGGGGaaccttgtcttcatcaaccACAAATAAAGGTTGTGATAGCAGTAAGAAACCTCAGCTCCTCTCTTTTTGTG ATAAGCAAAATGCTTAAGCCAGATAAGTGGCAAGCGGCTTTTGATGGTGATGGAAAGATTTTGGGTTTCCAGAGAGTGCTTAAATCAATTGTTTTGGGG GGTGTTGATCCATCCATAAGGGCAGAAGTCTGGGAATTTCTTTTGGGCTGTTACGCTTTGAGTAGCACTACCGAATATCGAAGGCAATTAAGGACAGCCAGGAG GGAACGCTACCAAGATCTTGTTAGGCAATGCCAAATGATGCACTCTAGCGTAGGAACTGGTTCTCTAGCCTATGTTGTAGGATCTAAAGTTATGGACATGAGGGCAAGTTCGAAAGATGAAGGGAGAAGGGATGCTGAAGTTCAAATTGGACGAATTTCTGAAAATAGTGCAAGCAAAAAAGACAGTAACGGTTTTTTGGATAGCAGATCTAGAGATAAATCATATTCATGTTGCAAAGAAAGCTCAAGTGATTCTGGTGACCTTGTAAGTATGCGAGGAAGCACCATGGGAGGTGCATATGATTCCTCTGGTCTTCTATGTTCTCCAGATCCGTGCAACTGCAGTCCCCAATGTGTATATAAGACATCTGGGTCAAAATATGACGAAGGAAGTTACTTGGATTTCCCTGCTTTGCCTGtaacaaatttatttgaaaataataagaaaGATAGAAATGGGCTCAGATTATGTGAGGATAATTGTTCCTCAAGACGTAAACTGACATATGAAGTTGAACATATGCATAGTTTTCAGATTAGCAATAATGCAGATCTTGTTGTGGAAACAAATGTTTTTCCAGCTAGCGATGTCTCACTATTTTCTGGTGCTAAAAGGGAAAGTAGTCATCATCTTGATTTTCACGAGTCTCTTTCTCGGTCAAATAATTCAGAATATGAAAGAGAGATGCTTGACAGCCTTAGAATATCAGATGCACCTGAAAGACCAATCACAAATGGAACCACATCTCAAGCACAGGCAGCCAGTGAAGACAGAGTATCTGATTGGCTTTGGACGCTGCACCGAATAG TTGTTGATGTGGTCAGAACGGATAATCATCTCGAGTTCTATGAGGACACAAAAAATTTGGCTCGCATGTCAGATATTCTTGCTGTCTGTGCCTGGGTTGATCCTGAAACTGGATATTGCCAAG GTATGAGTGATTTATTGTCTCCCTTTGTTGTTCTTTTTGAGGATAATGCTGATGCCTTTTGGTGTTTTGAGATGCTTTTGAGGAGAATG CGCGAAAACTTTAAGATGGAAGGGCCAACTGGTGTCATGAAGCAGTTGCAAGTACTCTGGCATGTATTAGAACTTACGGATAGGGAGATGTTCTCTCACCTAGCAGAAATAGGTGCTGAAAGCCTTCATTTTGCCTTCCGTATGCTGCTGGTTCTCTTTCGCAGGGAGCTAACTTTCACTGAAGCTCTTTGTATGTGGGAG ATGATATGGGCGGCTGATTTCGATCCATCCTTTACCTGTCATCTGGATGAGAACTGTCCAGAACTATTGGCTATTCAGTTACCCAAGGAAGCAGAGGCTAAATTGGGAGAAGAAAGCATTGATAGTAATGGTGGTGTTCCGAAGAGTTCTCCAACAAAACCTGGTGTGGAATGCTCCATCTCCGACAGCACTGGAATGAGATCTACATCAGCTAGACCATTTTGCGGATTGACAAAACCTTTCTGGTCAAAGAATGACTGCTTGCAGATTCATACGGTTATATCAGTGGCAAGAAGTGGTGACGAATTGCCTGTTTTTTGTGTAGCTGCCATTCTCATTACGAATCGTCAGAAAATTATCAGAGAAACACATTCAATTGATGACCTAATAAAGGCAG ATATTcaatga
- the LOC140984512 gene encoding probable peroxidase 26, protein MERRGYNFVTVICMVVGVGLSLYVSRVHAAVTLPPEDKPLKRHFYKKLKTCANVEAFVKHQVELWWDKDKSITAKLLKLLYADCMVNGCDGSILLDGPQAEKNATKNSRLDGFILIDKIKKVVEARCPGAVSCADILMLSVRDAVHLAGAPSYPVFLGRRDGLESKAAWVDLPSPSVSWEEGYAYFKSKGLDAQDYATLLGAHTLGKTHCEDINDRLYDYNKTQKADPTMSRLLLGKLRQLCPSSSSSSPSSRKKSDKDPTFFLTDKNGDAYSFTNTYYSNVLSYDSVLGVDQQLLFNYNTSQLVLEYAEKFESFRREFTLSISRMGGLGVLTGKQGEIRKNCRLTNNNNPDIK, encoded by the exons ATGGAGAGGAGAGGATATAATTTTGTGACAGTAATTTGCATGGTGGTGGGAGTAGGGCTGAGCTTGTACGTCAGCCGTGTTCACGCAGCGGTAACTCTACCACCGGAGGACAAGCCATTGAAACGCCATTTTTACAAGAAGCTCAAGACTTGTGCCAACGTCGAGGCATTTGTGAAGCATCAAGTGGAGTTATGGTGGGATAAAGATAAAAGTATCACTGCCAAGTTGCTCAAGTTactctatgctgattgcatggttAAT GGGTGTGATGGATCCATATTACTAGATGGGCCTCAGGCAGAGAAAAATGCAACAAAAAATTCAAGGCTGGATGGATTCATACTGATCGACAAGATCAAGAAAGTAGTTGAGGCCCGGTGTCCTGGGGCTGTCTCGTGTGCTGACATTCTTATGCTTTCGGTTCGAGACGCAGTTCATCTG GCAGGTGCACCATCATATCCAGTGTTCTTGGGTAGAAGGGATGGCTTAGAATCAAAGGCAGCATGGGTGGATCTTCCATCACCCTCTGTCTCATGGGAAGAAGGATATGCATACTTCAAATCGAAAGGTTTGGATGCACAGGATTACGCTACGCTTTTAG GGGCGCATACACTGGGGAAAACACATTGCGAAGACATTAATGATCGCCTATACGACTATAACAAAACCCAAAAAGCAGATCCCACGATGAGCAGGTTATTGCTAGGAAAACTTAGACAACTATgcccatcatcatcatcatcatcaccgtCGTCGAGGAAGAAGAGTGATAAGGACCCAACTTTCTTTTTGACAGACAAAAATGGGGATGCATATTCTTTCACCAATACCTACTACTCTAATGTACTGTCATATGATTCAGTTCTTGGAGTTGACCAGCAGCTATTGTTCAATTACAACACATCACAACTAGTCCTCGAGTATGCAGAGAAGTTTGAAAGTTTTCGGAGGGAATTTACTTTGTCAATAAGCAGGATGGGTGGACTAGGAGTATTGACAGGGAAGCAAGGGGAAATTCGCAAAAACTGTCGCCTCACAAACAACAATAATCCCGACATTAAGTAG
- the LOC140984511 gene encoding uncharacterized protein isoform X2: MVMSFFGDEKQWKCGNGGAVNLQRVSSIVRDIGEPCLHQPQIKVVIAISKMLKPDKWQAAFDGDGKILGFQRVLKSIVLGGVDPSIRAEVWEFLLGCYALSSTTEYRRQLRTARRERYQDLVRQCQMMHSSVGTGSLAYVVGSKVMDMRASSKDEGRRDAEVQIGRISENSASKKDSNGFLDSRSRDKSYSCCKESSSDSGDLVSMRGSTMGGAYDSSGLLCSPDPCNCSPQCVYKTSGSKYDEGSYLDFPALPVTNLFENNKKDRNGLRLCEDNCSSRRKLTYEVEHMHSFQISNNADLVVETNVFPASDVSLFSGAKRESSHHLDFHESLSRSNNSEYEREMLDSLRISDAPERPITNGTTSQAQAASEDRVSDWLWTLHRIVVDVVRTDNHLEFYEDTKNLARMSDILAVCAWVDPETGYCQGMSDLLSPFVVLFEDNADAFWCFEMLLRRMRENFKMEGPTGVMKQLQVLWHVLELTDREMFSHLAEIGAESLHFAFRMLLVLFRRELTFTEALCMWEMIWAADFDPSFTCHLDENCPELLAIQLPKEAEAKLGEESIDSNGGVPKSSPTKPGVECSISDSTGMRSTSARPFCGLTKPFWSKNDCLQIHTVISVARSGDELPVFCVAAILITNRQKIIRETHSIDDLIKIFNDNILKIRVKRCIRTAIKLRKKYLYKLIKNGPAPQNNS, from the exons ATGGTGATGTCTTTTTTCGGTGACGAGAAGCAATGGAAATGTGGAAATGGAGGAGCTGTGAATTTGCAGAGAGTGAGCTCAATTGTTCGCGATATTGGGGaaccttgtcttcatcaaccACAAATAAAGGTTGTGATAGCA ATAAGCAAAATGCTTAAGCCAGATAAGTGGCAAGCGGCTTTTGATGGTGATGGAAAGATTTTGGGTTTCCAGAGAGTGCTTAAATCAATTGTTTTGGGG GGTGTTGATCCATCCATAAGGGCAGAAGTCTGGGAATTTCTTTTGGGCTGTTACGCTTTGAGTAGCACTACCGAATATCGAAGGCAATTAAGGACAGCCAGGAG GGAACGCTACCAAGATCTTGTTAGGCAATGCCAAATGATGCACTCTAGCGTAGGAACTGGTTCTCTAGCCTATGTTGTAGGATCTAAAGTTATGGACATGAGGGCAAGTTCGAAAGATGAAGGGAGAAGGGATGCTGAAGTTCAAATTGGACGAATTTCTGAAAATAGTGCAAGCAAAAAAGACAGTAACGGTTTTTTGGATAGCAGATCTAGAGATAAATCATATTCATGTTGCAAAGAAAGCTCAAGTGATTCTGGTGACCTTGTAAGTATGCGAGGAAGCACCATGGGAGGTGCATATGATTCCTCTGGTCTTCTATGTTCTCCAGATCCGTGCAACTGCAGTCCCCAATGTGTATATAAGACATCTGGGTCAAAATATGACGAAGGAAGTTACTTGGATTTCCCTGCTTTGCCTGtaacaaatttatttgaaaataataagaaaGATAGAAATGGGCTCAGATTATGTGAGGATAATTGTTCCTCAAGACGTAAACTGACATATGAAGTTGAACATATGCATAGTTTTCAGATTAGCAATAATGCAGATCTTGTTGTGGAAACAAATGTTTTTCCAGCTAGCGATGTCTCACTATTTTCTGGTGCTAAAAGGGAAAGTAGTCATCATCTTGATTTTCACGAGTCTCTTTCTCGGTCAAATAATTCAGAATATGAAAGAGAGATGCTTGACAGCCTTAGAATATCAGATGCACCTGAAAGACCAATCACAAATGGAACCACATCTCAAGCACAGGCAGCCAGTGAAGACAGAGTATCTGATTGGCTTTGGACGCTGCACCGAATAG TTGTTGATGTGGTCAGAACGGATAATCATCTCGAGTTCTATGAGGACACAAAAAATTTGGCTCGCATGTCAGATATTCTTGCTGTCTGTGCCTGGGTTGATCCTGAAACTGGATATTGCCAAG GTATGAGTGATTTATTGTCTCCCTTTGTTGTTCTTTTTGAGGATAATGCTGATGCCTTTTGGTGTTTTGAGATGCTTTTGAGGAGAATG CGCGAAAACTTTAAGATGGAAGGGCCAACTGGTGTCATGAAGCAGTTGCAAGTACTCTGGCATGTATTAGAACTTACGGATAGGGAGATGTTCTCTCACCTAGCAGAAATAGGTGCTGAAAGCCTTCATTTTGCCTTCCGTATGCTGCTGGTTCTCTTTCGCAGGGAGCTAACTTTCACTGAAGCTCTTTGTATGTGGGAG ATGATATGGGCGGCTGATTTCGATCCATCCTTTACCTGTCATCTGGATGAGAACTGTCCAGAACTATTGGCTATTCAGTTACCCAAGGAAGCAGAGGCTAAATTGGGAGAAGAAAGCATTGATAGTAATGGTGGTGTTCCGAAGAGTTCTCCAACAAAACCTGGTGTGGAATGCTCCATCTCCGACAGCACTGGAATGAGATCTACATCAGCTAGACCATTTTGCGGATTGACAAAACCTTTCTGGTCAAAGAATGACTGCTTGCAGATTCATACGGTTATATCAGTGGCAAGAAGTGGTGACGAATTGCCTGTTTTTTGTGTAGCTGCCATTCTCATTACGAATCGTCAGAAAATTATCAGAGAAACACATTCAATTGATGACCTAATAAAG ATATTcaatgataatattttaaagaTCAGAGTCAAGAGATGCATACGTACCGCCATCAAACTGCGAAAGAAGTACCTTTACAAg CTAATCAAGAATGGTCCAGCACCTCAGAATAACAGTTAA